A section of the Montipora capricornis isolate CH-2021 unplaced genomic scaffold, ASM3666992v2 scaffold_310, whole genome shotgun sequence genome encodes:
- the LOC138035200 gene encoding hyaluronan mediated motility receptor-like, with protein sequence MDEKCTVEIIAPKSENDVLRKTIVYLYEQHKQWSERNKGLVCLANQLHDTIQEVASLEAQNRRLEESLARAENRIAQLSLMASNGNSSQGAIVTPGVSKKILECLSRENTRLKGVIRQMTARASGDAIDLATENCDLHDVIMKLRDDRDGKRQKIQELEKILHNIQDENVDGLKHQNVRLVHEVTELSRKLDVKQVFCETIVTENETLKRTMQSSEGEKMVYVREVKSVIGKSLAAREVMSQVWDEEGNGSNEESDNDDLEENSKTLGGEDVEKRIGKEKGLRMESDTAGLHQQVQDLQRRVEHQHDLEAEKVNTLTAEIEQAKQERNALQQEKEQLQEQTNQIEQIIRDRDAEVKNLKGEVNGLRTSLSKAINAGEVLQKELDESRDENKLMQEALITYERDFKRECDEKRDTMHQLQEMKARLQHEMDKHAELNERYRELMRRVSSSLGACRARVCPNETSLPDTPQPPRRSVRPVNELKCPVCHRMFPHYLLEDHMRDCSDE encoded by the coding sequence ATGGACGAAAAATGCACTGTTGAAATTATCGCCCCAAAATCAGAGAACGATGTTTTACGCAAGACAATTGTGTATCTATACGAACAACATAAACAATGGAGTGAACGAAACAAGGGACTCGTATGTCTCGCGAATCAATTACACGACACCATTCAAGAAGTCGCGTCTCTAGAGGCCCAAAATCGACGACTGGAAGAGAGTCTTGCTAGAGCCGAAAATAGAATCGCGCAGTTGAGTTTGATGGCAAGTAACGGAAATTCTTCTCAGGGAGCCATTGTGACGCCTGGAGTGTCAAAAAAAATCTTAGAGTGTCTCAGCCGAGAAAATACAAGGCTTAAAGGGGTCATACGGCAAATGACGGCCAGAGCTTCGGGGGACGCGATCGATTTGGCAACAGAAAATTGCGATCTACACGACGTCATCATGAAATTAAGGGATGATAGAGATGGAAAAAGGCAGAAGATACAGGAACTCGAGAAAATATTGCATAATATTCAAGACGAAAATGTAGATGGTTTAAAGCATCAAAATGTGCGTTTGGTGCACGAAGTCACAGAGCTATCGAGAAAGCTGGACGTCAAGCAAGTATTTTGCGAAACCATCGTCACCGAAAACGAGACTCTAAAAAGAACAATGCAATCGTCAGAGGGCGAAAAGATGGTCTACGTGCGCGAGGTAAAGTCAGTAATCGGGAAATCTCTGGCAGCGCGAGAGGTCATGAGTCAAGTTTGGGACGAAGAGGGCAACGGTTCTAACGAAGAAAGCGACAATGATGACTTGGAAGAAAATAGCAAAACACTTGGAGGTGAAGATGTGGAAAAACGGATAGGGAAAGAGAAAGGTTTGCGAATGGAAAGCGATACTGCCGGGTTACACCAACAGGTCCAAGACTTGCAAAGACGTGTTGAACACCAACACGATCTCGAAGCTGAAAAAGTGAATACGCTGACGGCGGAAATCGAACAAgctaaacaagagagaaacgccctgcaacaagaaaaagaacagCTACAAGAGCAGACAAATCAGATCGAACAAATTATCAGGGACCGTGACGCGGAGGTAAAAAATCTCAAAGGAGAAGTGAATGGTTTGCGTACGAGCCTTTCCAAAGCTATTAATGCGGGTGAGGTCTTACAGAAAGAATTGGATGAATCGCGAGATGAAAATAAGTTAATGCAAGAAGCTCTCATAACTTACGAGAGGGATTTTAAAAGAGAATGCGACGAAAAAAGAGATACCATGCATCAACTACAAGAAATGAAGGCAAGACTACAACACGAAATGGACAAACATGCAGAACTGAACGAGCGATACAGAGAATTGATGCGACGAGTATCGTCTTCGCTCGGCGCTTGTCGAGCTCGAGTATGTCCCAACGAGACTTCCCTACCGGATACACCCCAGCCCCCGAGGCGTTCGGTTCGACCAGTTAACGAATTGAAATGCCCCGTTTGCCACCGAATGTTTCCTCATTATTTGTTAGAGGATCACATGAGAGATTGCTCTGACGAATAA